In Candidatus Delongbacteria bacterium, the DNA window GCGTGCCAGCGGTAGACCACCTCCTCCACGAAGAAGCGCACGCCGTCCACGGTCATCACCTGGCCGTGCTGGATGGGCGCCACCAGCGTCTCCACCAGCGTCATGCCCAACTTGCCCGGCCGGCGATCGATCAACGTGACGCCCGTCTCGAGATTAAGGGCCGGCGCCTGGCCGGGGTCCGGCGGGCCCAGCACCAGCTGGCCGGCGCGCACGTGGAAGCGGTGCTCGGTGCCCGTCTCGCGCGAGAGCCAGGTCGTGAGCTGCTGCAGGGCCTCCTTGGGCGTCAGGTGGTGGACGGGGAAGCGGCCGATCTGGGTGCCCGGGACCGTCGCCTGCAGGGACAGGCCCGTGCCGGCAATGAGGTCTTGGGCCAGCTCGGCGGGCGCCACGTGTTCCCACGTGCGCGTGATGCGCCGGCTGGGCGCCTGCAGGACGGCCTGGTAGTCGATGAGCTCGAGAGCCACCTGCAGGCCGTCGGGCTGGACGGCGCGCACAAGGCCTTCGAAGATCGTCGTGAGGGCCGGGTCGTCCTGGTAGCCCCAGCGGATCACCGCTTTCTGCCCGCGGGCCAGGGTCGGCGCCAGCGTCTCCTCCGGGTCAGCGAGCACCAAGCGCCCACTGTCCGCCGCGCTGCCTTGCGCCTGCACCCAGAACGAGACCACGGCCGGGTCCAGACGCTGGCCGGCGACCTCCACCTCGTAGACGGGATGGGTCCAGGCGCCCATCAGTAGGCGTCCTCGTAGCCCGGGTCGTCCTGGTCGTCTGCTGGGGCCTCGCCACTGCCTTCGGACATGCCATCGTTGAACTGGTCGCGCACGTAGCCCAGGTTGCGGTCCAGGTTCTCGTCCCCCTCGATGGCCTCCGCCCCCTCGGCGGCCGCGTCGTCCGCGGCCCCGGCGGCCGCGGCCTGATGCTCCAGCTGGGTTTTGATGGACTCGTACTCGACCAGTACCAACCGCACGGGGATCCAGTCTGACTCCCCGTCCTCGTCCGCCGTCAGCTCCTGGATCAGCACTTGACGGATGCCAAACAGGTCCGTCAGGGGCGAGATGATCTCCACGGGCTTGGGCAGGCTGGCCCGGCCGTCGCGGAAGAGCTTCTGCAGAGGGCGCAAGCGCTCCAGGGGTGAGGTGATCAGTGTGCCGTCCAGGCTCTCCTCCGGCACCAGCTCCAGATCCACCGTGATCTCGGCCGACTCGTAGCCCGTGGGCTGCCGAAGGGTCCCGCTCTTCTTGGGGATCTTCACTTCATCGATCTTGATGGTCTGTTTGACCTGCATGGCCCGAGGGGGCACAGGGAAGACCATGCCGCCCAAACTGAAGTGTATCTCGGTTAGGTTGCGTGTGACCGAGCCGGCGGCCTGGGCCTGCTCAACCAACGCCTGCTCTTGGGTGGGCGGCCCGGCCTGTGCTGCCGGGGCCGGCGGTCCCATGGGCTCAGTAGGCATACGTCACCCCGTCGATGCCTTCTTCCTGCCCTGCGTACTGACTCAGCCCAGTTTGAACCTGATCCACGATGCTCTTGGCCGGCGTGCCCTGGGTCGCCTGGACCTCGATCTTGGCCACATGGATGCGCCGATCAATGGTCGTGGACTGCTGGTTGCGAGAAATGGCCCGGGCCGGCTGGGCGCCGCTCGTGGCCCGGGCAGGGCGCACGTCCACCGGGCGGGCGGCGGCCACGCCCTCCTGAAGCGCCGCAGCGAGCCGGCCGCCCTTGGGCGCGCTGGTCATGGCCTGCGCCAGACCGGCCCCGCCCGTGGCCGCTCCCGCGCGCGGGATCGCCGTCGCCTTTCCTGTGTCCAGCGTAGGGATGAGCGGGATCTCCACGCCCGGGATCATGTTCACCGTCTTGATGAAGCCGTTGATCTTCCCCAACACCCAGTTCAGCCCAGACATGAAACCGTCCCAGAGCCCGTCCAGGAAGGTCCGCACCGGCTCGACCTTCGTGTAGAGGAAGACGAACCCAGCGGCCAGGATGGCAACCATGCCAATCACAATGCCGATGGGATTGGCGGACAGGGCCGCGTTGAACGCCCACTGGATGACGGACCAGGCCTTCGTCGCGGCCGCCACGGCCACGATCTGGGTCCGCAGGAGGAGCGAGCTGCGACCGGCCCACAGCGTGGCCGCCGCTGCGCGCAGGGCCGCCACACGGGCCACCAGGAACCCGCCGGCAGCCCGCCCGCCGGCCAGCACCGTCTGGGTGGCAAACATCCACACGGCCTTGGCGGCGCTCAGGATTAACGGCCAAGCAAAGGCGGCCAGGGAGACGAAGAGGAGTCCACTGACGATGGGGTTGTCCTGGATCCAGTTCCAGGCGCGCAGGATGGTGCCAACCAGGAACCCCAGGCCCCAGGCCACCATGCCGGCAAAGAAGAGGATGGGCGAGATCCCGCTCATGGCGCCCTTGTACCAGCCGGTCAGGAAGCGCCAGAAGGCGCCCAGGGTGGCGTCGAAGACCGTGGCGATGCCCTGGCCCAAGGCCTTCATCCCGCCCCAGATCGCGAGGGCCACCGGCTTGATGGCAAACCAGACCTCTTCCACCGTGTCACGGAAACCCAGGAAGTTGGTGTCCCAAGCTTTGGTGAGCCCCCAGATGGCCAGGCCCACCAGGGCGAAGGGCGCCACAACCTTCAGCGCGCCCAGAGCCAGAGCCTTGAGGCTGGCGGTCAGGGGGATGGCCGCCGAGTTCGTGACCCCCATGGACAGCGCGACCTGGCCCAGCTTGGCCGGCAGGCGCATGGCCATGCCGGCCAGGTGCAGCATGCCGCCTCCCACGAAGAGCAGCATGCCGCCCAGGATGAGGCCCACGGACAGGACGCCCAGGAATCCCACGGCCACCTTAGTCAGCGCCGGGTGGGCCTCCATCCAGCCCAGGATGGCCTCCGCCACGCCCTTCACGGCATCCAACAGCGGGATCACCAGCGGCATGAGGCTGCCGCCAATCGACATGGACACGCCGTCCACGGCGCTCTTCATGAGCTTCCAGTGACCCATGGGCGTGTCCAGGATGCGCTGCTGGAACTCCTGGGCCGCCCCCGACGACTGGCTGATGGACGTGCGCAGGCCCATCAGCTCTTCGCGCGAGCTGGTGAGCAGCAGGTTGAAGACCTTGATGCCCTCGGCGCCGAAAATGTCCGTCAGGAGCAGATTCTTCTTCTCGTCGGACAGGCCGCCCAGCTTGGCCTTCATCTCGCTGAAGACTTCGATGAAGTCCCGGGTCTTGCCTGTGGCCTGGTCGTAGGCCTCCACGCCCAGGCCCTTCTTCAGCTTGCCCGATTGGGTGTAGAGCTTGGTCATCGTCATGGCCAGGCGCGTGCCGGCCCGGGCGCCTACCTCGTTTCGGTTGGCCAGAACGCCCAGGAGGGCCAGGTTGGTCTCCGTCGACTGCCCGAAGGTGGCCGACGTGGAGGCCGTGTTGACCATGGACTCCTGCATGTCGGCGAACTTCAGGTTGGTCTTATTCATGGCCGCCGTGAACATGTCGCTTAAGTTCGTCGCCTCGGACAGCGGCTTCTGGTAGGCGTTCAGCGTGCCAACGAGGAGCGCGCCGGCATCGGCCATGGCCACCTGCTGGCCCGTGGCAAACGCGATGGTGTCGGCCATGATGCCCGTCTTGGTCGACACCTGCGTGGCGGTGAGACCCATGGAGGCCAGCTCGGCCTGGCCTTCGGCCACTTGCTGGGCCGTGAACAAACTGCGCGCGCCCAGGTACTTGGCCGCATCGCCGATCTGCACAACCTGGGCCGCCGTAGCCTCGGCGATGCCGCCCACGCGCGCCACTTCCGTCTGGAACTTGCCCACCTGCAGGATGGGCATGGCCAGGCTGGCTGCAATCCCCAGGCCCACCAGGGCCGTCTTCAGACCCGCCTTCTTCACGCGCTCGGCCGTCTGTTCGAAGGATCCGGCGAATTTGTCCAGGCGCTTAGAGGCCGCGCTAAAGGCCGACAGGTTCGACGTGCCGAAGACGCTGATGGTGATCGCGCTGGTGAAGCCGGTCATCGACATCGATCGCGTCTCCTATCGTTTCCGGCGTGCGCTACGGGGCGCCTTGCTGGCCTTGGACTCCTGCTCGCCCAGCCACTCGGCCGCCACGCAGAGCTCGAACACCCGGTCAAAAGGCAGCTGGTCGAGGATCTCAAACGTGTAGGCCGGGAATCGGTGGGCGATCACCGCGCGGGCCTGGAGATACCAGGCGCCCTCCAGGTCCGCGCGCGCCGCCCTTAGAGCTTTTTTACCGTGATCTCCTTCGAGTAGCCCAGGACCTCCTGGATCTTCTCGGACAGGGCCGCGATGCGCCCGGGCTCCCAGGTCTTGGACGTGTTGTACTCCAGGTCCTTGGCGTCCAGGGCCGGGTGCACGACGAAGGTCCGGACGATGTCCAGGGCCAGGCGCTGCTCGTTGCCCTTGGCGGCCTTGCCCAGGCGGCTGAACTCGTCCCAGCTGGAGCCGCGCACGATGAAGACGTCGCCCTCGGGCGTCTCCAGCTGGAACAGGCTCTGGTTGGGGTAGGCGGTGCGGAGCGTCTCGATCATCTCCGGCGTGATGGTCTGCGGATGCATGATTCCTCCGGGGTTGGGGTGTAGAGAGAGAACCGGGGAGAAGGACGCGGGGCCTGGCCTGGCTTGTCCGCGTCCCGTCTCCCCGGACGATGCTCGATCAGACGTAGGGCAGCATGCCCGTGGCGAAGCCCGAGCACTTGATGCTGATGGCCTCGGCGTCCTCGGAGTCCGAGATCCCGCCGTCGCAGGCCGTGATCTCGACGCCCGTGAAGGTCTTGGACATGGCCGCGTCCAGACCCGGGTAGAAGAGCACGATGGTGCCGTTGCGGAAGTCGGTGGGATCCAAGTAGAGCTCGCCCGCGAGCAAGCTGCCGGCGGCCATGGCGGCCCGGAGCGCCGTCATGGGCACGAGGAGCTCGGTGATCTCGAAGTCGATCTCGTAGGTCTTGTGGTTCGAGCGGACCACCCCGTGGGCGTCCTTGAACCCCGCGCCGAAGACCGGCTTCTTGTCCCGGGCCAGCTTCCAGTTGAAATTGATCAGGCCGAGCACGGGCACGCCGTTGATGAGCAGCTTGACGCTGTTCCCGGCGACGCCGTCCGCGAGTCCCGGAGTGGGCGGCATGGCAGTTCTCCTTCAGTTTGGCTGACTGGGTCAGCTCAGGTACACCTTCTCCAGGATGATCTCGAAGGCCTTCATGCTGTTGACGCTGGCCACGACCTGCGCCTCGCCCAGGTTGCGCATCTCGGCCGTGGAGATCAGCTGCAGGTCGTAGTCATCGATCTCGCCCTTCTGCATCATCAGGTTGGCCACCTGGCGCAGGTCCGCTTCCATCAGCTTCAGGCCTTCGCCCTCGGCGTCGTTGGGCTTGCCCAGGTGCGGCAGGGCCGCCAACCGGATCGCCTTGCCGAAGGCGTACGCCGCCCGCACCTTCTCGACGCGGTTGTAGGCACTGCCCGTCGGGCAGCGCGTGTTGCTGCAGCCGAAGATCAGCCCCAGCCCGGGCTCATTGCGCATGTGGATCAGGTTCTCCGTCACCAGGACGGTCTGCTGGCCCACGTTCCACTCGGGGCAGAGCGCGGAGACGTTGGGCGCCGACTTGGCCAAGAGGCTCTCCTGGACCTTCAGCGCCGCGTAGCGGCCGGCGACAGTCGACGTGATGCGGTTCCAGTAGACGGTGCCGGCCATGTCCGTGTACTGGGCTTCGCCCACGGCAATCACCGCGTTCTGGTCCGCCACGCTGGCGATGAGGGTCTGGATCGTGCCCAAATAGGTGGAGACCTCGGCGGCCGTGGGCGCCAGCGGGTTCGCCACCACCATGCGCGGCACGTCCAGGAAGGCGAAGCGCTCGCCCAGGTTCGACGTCACCATAGTGTTGCAGCTGGTCAGGATGGCCGCCCAGAGGGTCAGCGTGTCCGCACCCACGAAGTGGACCCAGTTGACGTCCGTGAAGTCCTCGCTGGCCGTGATGCCGTCCGTGTAGTCGCCGTTGGCCAGGGTCAGGCCGTCGTCGCCGCCGGCCAGGTTGGCCGTGGCCTTGGCCGCCGCCAGGCCGCCGGCGCCAATGACGGCCTTCACGACGGACTGACCGGCGTTGATGGCCGCCACCAGGGCCGCGTTGGTCGTGCCCGTGAAGGAGTAGACCGTGTCCGTGGCGGGATCGAGGATCTCCACCGTGCGGTCGGCGCCGTCCGCCGTCACGCCGATCTCGACATCGTTCCACCAGGCGCCCGGGTAGTAGCCGTTGAGCGTGAAGGCCGTGCCCGTCGCGCCCGGGATGGCCATGGTCGCCGTGGCCAGGGCGCTGCCCGCCAGGCGCAGGGCGTAGATGATCGTGGAGCCCGCGTCCAGGCGCTCCAGGATGGCCTGCAGCAGGGGCCCGCTCTTCAGCAGGTCCAGCGCGCTGCGCTTGTCGCTGATGATGTAGCGGGTCAGCTTCTCGCCCCCGCCCGCCGCGCCGGCCACGCACTCGATGGCCGTCGGCAGCTGGCTCATGCCGGCCAGCCCCGAGAAGTACTCGGTGTAGACGTCCTTGATGATCCGGGTCACGATGCCCTCCTACCTCTTCGCCGGGGCCGCGAGCCACGCGGTCACCTGGGCCTGCAACACTTCCGGATCCACCAGGGCCGTCCGGGTCAGCCCATGCGCAGCCAGGACACCGGCCGCCACCGGCGGCGCCAGCTTCAGCTTCTTCAGCACCGTCTCCGCCCGCTGCAGCACGTTGGGCGTGGCCGCGGGGGCCGCGGTCTCGACGGGCTTGCCCGGCTGTTCGGGCTGGGTGGTGGTCTTCATCATGAGGTCTCCCTTACGTCAGGTCCACGGTCAGATTCACGTCCAGGAAGGGCTTTGCCACCGCCGTCACCACGGGCCAGACAGCGGAAAGCTCCACGTCCAGGGTCACCTGGGCTTCGAACGGCACCCGGCTCAGCATCGGGCTCTGGTCACTCTGGGTGATCAGCCGCAGGCGCTCCAGGTGCACGTTCGTCCCCAACTCCTCGTCCACCAGATCCAGGGGCTGTCCCTGGGCGTGCCCGCGCAGCAGCGTGCGGATGCCCCGGGCCACTTCATCCACCAGGGTCGCGCCACTCTTCACGCCCACGGCCGCGCTTCGAATCGTCAGGCGCAGGACCTGGCGCTCTACGTGGAACTTCTCGTAGGTGTACTCGCTCGTCGTGGCGTCCAGCGTGCGGTTGTCGTAGGTGCCCGTGCCCTTCGATCCAGGCGTCAGGGACACCCGGGTCACGAGCAGGAAGGGCCATGGCTCCCCGGCTTGCGCCCAGGCCAGCTCATCCTTGAAGACAAAGAGGCCGGACACCAGACTGGCCACATGGGCCGCGAAGGCGCGCTGGACGATCATGTGAACTGCTTCTCCACCAGCTGGAAGGCCAGTTCCACCGCTGCTTCCACCGTCTTCGGCGTCATCACCACGCCCATCATCCAGGCCGGCGTCATGAAGGGCCGGGGCTTGGGATGCACGTAGAAGTAGGTCCGCTCCTCCCCGTCCTGGATGTTGTGGCGCACCAGCCACTCGCGCAGGCCCGGGATGTTGTCCACCTTCACCCAGTGCCCAACCGTGCCGTACTCCACGGGGGCCGCGTACTCGCTGGGCGTTCCCACCAGGACGGTGAGCGGGCCCACCACGACGATGTGGAGCGATGCGCGTAGGGCGCCCAGGTCTATGGATCCCTCGTCCGTCAGGCTCTGCTTGGCCTGGGCCTGCACGACCAGGGCGATTTGCATGATGGCCAGGGACAGGCTCTTGACCAGCACCTGGGGAAAGGCCTTCAGGAGCTTCTGGGTCTTCTCCAGGGCCTTCTTGTCCAGCAGCATGGTGACGCCGTCGAGCATCAGGCGCTCCCGTGCAGCTTCTTGGCGGAGAGCTCCAGGTGCGTCACCGTGCCGAAGAGGTTCCGCTCCACCACGTCCACCACCCGGTAGCGGCCGGCGCCGTGGGTGAACTCGTCGCCCTCGACCACCACCGTCCCGGCCGCCACGATGACCAGCACCTCGTGGCCCACTTGCAGCAGATCCTCCGGCGCCTTGGCTGACAAGACCGCCGGGACGGCCACGGGAGACCCGAAGCTCTCGCCCGGGTCCCCCGCGAAGCCCGTGGCCTGGGGGGCCTGGCGCGTCCGGAGCTGGATCACATCTCCCGTCGAGGCGAGCATGAGAGCCATATCCTTTAGGGCCAGGGTGGCCTCGGATGCCGTCAAGTAGCTCACACGCTCTCCTCGGCGATCACCGATCCGCGTTCAAAGAGCAGGGGCTTCAGCGACTGCAGGCCCTGGGCCACGCCCAGCTCCACCAGCCGCAGGTACTCGCCATGTGCGTGAGACAGGAGATCGCGCCACGCCCCCGCGGCGCGCGTGTTGTCGATCTCGATGGCGCCGGCCTTGAAGCTCGGACGCCGCGTGGCCTTGGCGATCTCCATCCGACAGCAGGTGGGCAGGGCGGCCAGGAGGAGGAGCTCCTCGTCGGCCCCGGACAGCTCCGGCAGGATGGTTTCCTGATCCACCTGCAGGGCGTAGGCGCGCTCGAAATCGCGGTTCATGGCCGCCAGGCCCCGCTTAAGCGCGCCGCGCAGCTGGTCGGTCGTCAGGTCGGTTTCATCCGCCGCGACCAGCTCGCCCCGCAGGTGTTGGATCAGGTCCGTGATCGTCGTGGCCATGGGCCCCTACTTCCGGCTGTTTCGGCCGCCACGGCCGCCCTTGCTCGTGGCCGGCGCT includes these proteins:
- a CDS encoding HK97 gp10 family phage protein; translation: MLDGVTMLLDKKALEKTQKLLKAFPQVLVKSLSLAIMQIALVVQAQAKQSLTDEGSIDLGALRASLHIVVVGPLTVLVGTPSEYAAPVEYGTVGHWVKVDNIPGLREWLVRHNIQDGEERTYFYVHPKPRPFMTPAWMMGVVMTPKTVEAAVELAFQLVEKQFT
- a CDS encoding phage tail tape measure protein: MSMTGFTSAITISVFGTSNLSAFSAASKRLDKFAGSFEQTAERVKKAGLKTALVGLGIAASLAMPILQVGKFQTEVARVGGIAEATAAQVVQIGDAAKYLGARSLFTAQQVAEGQAELASMGLTATQVSTKTGIMADTIAFATGQQVAMADAGALLVGTLNAYQKPLSEATNLSDMFTAAMNKTNLKFADMQESMVNTASTSATFGQSTETNLALLGVLANRNEVGARAGTRLAMTMTKLYTQSGKLKKGLGVEAYDQATGKTRDFIEVFSEMKAKLGGLSDEKKNLLLTDIFGAEGIKVFNLLLTSSREELMGLRTSISQSSGAAQEFQQRILDTPMGHWKLMKSAVDGVSMSIGGSLMPLVIPLLDAVKGVAEAILGWMEAHPALTKVAVGFLGVLSVGLILGGMLLFVGGGMLHLAGMAMRLPAKLGQVALSMGVTNSAAIPLTASLKALALGALKVVAPFALVGLAIWGLTKAWDTNFLGFRDTVEEVWFAIKPVALAIWGGMKALGQGIATVFDATLGAFWRFLTGWYKGAMSGISPILFFAGMVAWGLGFLVGTILRAWNWIQDNPIVSGLLFVSLAAFAWPLILSAAKAVWMFATQTVLAGGRAAGGFLVARVAALRAAAATLWAGRSSLLLRTQIVAVAAATKAWSVIQWAFNAALSANPIGIVIGMVAILAAGFVFLYTKVEPVRTFLDGLWDGFMSGLNWVLGKINGFIKTVNMIPGVEIPLIPTLDTGKATAIPRAGAATGGAGLAQAMTSAPKGGRLAAALQEGVAAARPVDVRPARATSGAQPARAISRNQQSTTIDRRIHVAKIEVQATQGTPAKSIVDQVQTGLSQYAGQEEGIDGVTYAY
- a CDS encoding DUF2586 family protein codes for the protein MTRIIKDVYTEYFSGLAGMSQLPTAIECVAGAAGGGEKLTRYIISDKRSALDLLKSGPLLQAILERLDAGSTIIYALRLAGSALATATMAIPGATGTAFTLNGYYPGAWWNDVEIGVTADGADRTVEILDPATDTVYSFTGTTNAALVAAINAGQSVVKAVIGAGGLAAAKATANLAGGDDGLTLANGDYTDGITASEDFTDVNWVHFVGADTLTLWAAILTSCNTMVTSNLGERFAFLDVPRMVVANPLAPTAAEVSTYLGTIQTLIASVADQNAVIAVGEAQYTDMAGTVYWNRITSTVAGRYAALKVQESLLAKSAPNVSALCPEWNVGQQTVLVTENLIHMRNEPGLGLIFGCSNTRCPTGSAYNRVEKVRAAYAFGKAIRLAALPHLGKPNDAEGEGLKLMEADLRQVANLMMQKGEIDDYDLQLISTAEMRNLGEAQVVASVNSMKAFEIILEKVYLS